The following nucleotide sequence is from Mesobacillus jeotgali.
CTGACCAATTTCATCTTCGGACTTGATGTTTACACGCGCAGAGTAATCGCCTCCAGATACTCTTTCGGCTGCCTCCTTCATAGCAGCAAGAGGCCTGGTAAGCCTGTGAAGCATTTTAAACCCTAGGAATGCTGCAATGATAATGAATAGTACTCCGCCTATCAGCCATAAAAAGGAGAAATCAACGGTTAACTCGGATATTTTAGCAAGGGGAACATATAAGTATATAATTCCTTCGAGTCGGTTATTATCAAGGAGTGGTATTGCCACGGCAAGGATTTTCCTGCCAAACCTCTCCTCAAATCCTGATTTCATGACTGGTTCACCTTTTAAAAGCAGTTCACGGTCTTCCTTCCCAATCAATGTTTCATAATCAATTGAATAAGGTAGGCAGGCGCTCAACTCTTTTGGGTTACTGACAAGAAAAACCTCAGATTCTGATTTTTCATTATACCAATCAACTCGTTCTCTCATTTCATCGGTCAATGGACCCCCTGTATAGTCGCTGGCAAGGCGGTTCCCTTCTTCTATAAGTGACTCCTCAACTATGTCGACATAGAGCTTTTCATAAAATAGATAGGATAAAAAAAAGGAATACAATACGGTCACCAGGATTGTAGCGGTGACCGTCAGCCAGAGTTTTTTAAACAGGCTGTCTGAAAATGAGATCATGTTGCCGGCACCTCGAATTTATACCCTACACCCCAAATGGTTTGAATATAGTCTCCTGTCCCCAATTTCATCCTCAGCGTCTTGATGTGCGTATCGACAGTCCTCAAGCTGCCATGGTAATCCATACCCCACACAAATTCAAGAAGCTGCTCCCTGCTTAAGGCCTGGCCCTGGTGTTGAACCAGAAAAACGAGCAACTCAAACTCTTTGAGGGTGAGCGGGATGATTTCCCCTTCCACACTGACCCTTCTTCCCTTTTTATCGATGTTAATCTTGCCTAAAGTCACTGTGTCTTCATCATTCTTGACAAAAGATGTTCTTCTTAACAATGCATTGATTCTGGCTACAAGTTCTCCCGGGCTGAAAGGCTTGACGATATAATCATCTCCTCCAAGCTGGAGCCCTCTAACTTTATCCCATTCTTCACCTTTAGCTGATAAAAAGATAATCGGTACTTGTGAAAAGGTACGTATCTTTCCACAAACGGCAAAGCCATCTTCAAAAGGCATCATAATATCAAGAATGACGAGGTCAAAATCTTCTTCATCCAGTTTTCTCAACCCTTCTGCTCCATCAGCAGCATGGACGCATCTAAATCCAGAGTTCTCTAAGTACATTTGGACAAGATTGCGCATATCCTCTTCGTCGTCGATGATTAAAATATTTATGGGATTCATCCTGTTATCTCTCCCTCGTCACTATTTGGAATGGCCCGTTGCCAACTTCAAGCGTTTTTTCAATGGACAGGCTGTCTGGGTCGATTATATATACCTCATTGCTGTCATAACCAGCAACAATAAGCTTATCCGCAAAAAAGTCAATTTCAAACGGATTGGCACCTACCTTTATCGAACCCTGCTTTGATCCATCCCCAGCTAATTTATAAAGCATATTCGAACCATGGCTCAGGACAAATATATTATCTTCATCCTTGGTGAAATCCACTGGCATGACAGGTGCAGAAATCTCTTTTATCAAAGTGCCTTTGTTAAGGTCGTAAATGTGTATCCGCTCCTCAACTTCAGTTCCTTTTCCATGTCCGCCAATCCATAGCTCACCTTTTTCCCTGGACATTAATGCACCAGCTGCGGCTGGGTGAATCTCAAACCCTGGAAGCCGCTCTTTATTTTCCAAATCAACTATGCTTAGCATTTCTTGTTTATAACTGATTGCATAAAGTTTTTTCTCGGCCTCAAGAAGTGTCAACGGCTCTTTTTCTACTTTGACTTCATCCACTTCATTACCATCTATATCAAAAAATCGCACACTGTCTCTTTCCTGGTCAGCAAAGGCTATCTCGGTTCCATCTCCGACTAATAGTGCGTTTACGATTCCCTCTCCTGTTTTCCAGGATTCGATCTTCTTCCCTTTGCTTAATGAATATAAGTCTGCGGTATCCACAGCCTTTCCATAAAGCAATATTGTATCCTTATCAGGCAGAATCAGACCTCCAATGTACGGTCGGTCAACATTCCAATCAGGTAACTTTTCATCTTTTTCCATGTCATAGAATGAGATTGTCATTTCCTTGATGTTTATCGTAGAAATAAAAGAAGAATCCTTTGGTATGACCTCAAAAGATTTCAAAGAGCAGGCAGATAAAAGAACAGTGAAAGTCATTGTGGCAATTATAAAAATCTGCTTCATAATTTACTCCTTTTCTGTCACCAGTATCTCACATTATTATATCTCTAATTTGTGATAATTCTATGAAATCGAACTCCCCAGCAAAAAGAAAAAACTTGCCGCCCGAGGGGACAAGTCAATAAATATGTATATTATCATTTTGTCATAATTGCCTTTTTTACGGCTATATCTTTCAGTTCTTCTGCAAGCACTTCCAGTTCCCACGGGCTATCTGATTCAATAAATAGCTCATTATGTTTCAGGCTGATCTTAAAATAAGAATCATGAAAACCACCAGTGAACTCAATTTGACCCAGGGATATTATGCAGCGATGATCATCTTCCTCAACCCAGCATCCCCTAACAAGCAAGTCATGGATACCTTCGACATGAACAGTTTCACTAACAAGTTCTAACTCCACGCGGCTTAAACCAGACATCAGAACTCCTCCTTGTTACTAATTGTCGAAATTTTCTCTTCATTCTTAGTGTACGAATAAAACAACGCACAAGCAAGCATATTTCGACATTTACTGGAAAAATCCTTCTCACGAATTCATTCATTTGGGACCTATATTTCTTTAAAACTTGAGCAAAGGGCTTGCACTTTTAATACCGACCTAAAGAATGGCATTTTATCACGTTAAAATCGATTTCAGGATTTTAACAACAATCTTACGAAAACAGCCTTCAAAATAAAAGAGATGGCAGCCGCCATCTCCCTTTTTGTTTTATTCTGTTGGACCCTGCCAAGCCATCATGCCGCCTTGCATATTGATCACATTATAGCCATAGTAGTCAAGGAATTGTGTAGCTCTTGAGCTGCGGCCGCCTGAGCGGCAGACCATTACATAAGTCTTGTTCTTGTCTAACTCATTCATCCTGAATTCAAGCAGGCCTAATGGAATATGAATTGCACCCGGAATTTTACCTTGTGCTACTTCATTTACTTCACGAACATCTACAACTTCGAATTCGTTGGAGCCCAGCCCATTTTGGACTTCTGTTGGTGTCATCTGACGCATTTCAATTTCCTCCTTATCATTACCAGGCGCTCATGCCGCCCTTTACATTAGTCACACTTTTAAATCCAGCCTTTTTCAACAACTTGCTTGCCTGGCTGCTGCGCATACCGCTCTGGCAAATAACGACTACATCTTTATCTTGGGAAAGTTCTCCCGTGCGGTTACCAAGCTGCTGCAGCGGAATGTTCTTAAATCCTTTGATATGGTTTCCTTTATATTCTCCAGGAGTTCTTACATCCACGTACTGCACTCCAGCCTTCTTGGCTTTCATCATTTCACCTAATTGTGCTGTCGTGATTTGATTTACTCCCTTAGTTGGAGCGAAGCGGCTCCATAAGAAAGCTGCTGCAAGGACTACGATTAATACATTAATTATTACATCCATCCGAATGCACCTCTTTTTTCACATATTTTAGTAAGTCATGATTTAGCAGGGATGCAAGTTTTTACACCCATATACCCATATGGGTATTTTAAGTGACAAAAATCAACTTGTCAAGAACAGAAATTCATTATTTTCTGCTCTTAACAAGCAATTCTACAGCATCATTTACAGCCTGGGACGTTTCTCTGCCTTCTTGTAAATCGCTGATCAGGCATTGTTCAAGATTCTTGCTGACAACCAAAGCAATGGTTCGGTCAACCGCAGAGCGAATTGCTGACAATTGTGTCACGACCGACTTGCATTCTTCCTGTTCTTCCAGCAGCCGGATGCTTCCCCTTACCTGTCCTTCAATTCTTTTCAAGCGATTGACTATCTCTTTATTGTACTCCACCTTGCCACCTCCTATTGTGATGGTCCAGTAATTGTATATCCTTTAACATTGTAACCATATTTTTTAAGCAATCTTGCTCCAAAATTCTTTTCCAATTCATTTGAGGCAATGATGACGATATGCCTGTCTGGAATTTCTCTTATATACCGTTTCAAATATCCACAAGGAATATTAATGGCACCATTTACTGGATTTTTCGCAGAATCCTGATAATCTCTGAGATCGACAAAAACCGCATCCTTTTCATAATCCTTTACCGCAGGGAGATTCCTGACTGGAACGTAACGGTTGAAAACCAAGGTAACTAAAAGGAGACTGATGATTAAAGTTGTGAGCAACTACTCTTCACCTCTTGTTTTAACTTGTTCATTACTGAACTTATAATATAAATATTATACCATATGGGGTATAAAATCAATAGTTGAAGATGATATTTTTTGACATTTTTTTTACCAAGCAAAAAAAAGAAGCAAGGATCCCTTCCCTCTTTAAGCATTCTATATCATTTTGGCATCGTGCACACCATTATTTAAATGCCAATTATCAGTTGCCATGCGGCCCTAGGCTAATTTGTTTTACAGGTAAGTTTTGGTGCTTTTTAAATACTCTGAATCAATACCTTACCTGGTTGAAGTGCTGTCTTACAGATTTATCTTCCCGCTTCTTCTTTAATTGCCTCAGCCAATTCCATATGCAACTGTATTAACATCATTTTACTGTCACTTTCCAAAGATGCTTCCAGAATCCTCTTTGTGGAGAGGTAGTATTTTTCCATTAAAGTCCTCCTTGCTCTCGGATGGGAGTTTTCATCCTTCAATTCTCTATAAATAGCTTCCTTAAGTATGTCTTCTGGTAACTGTTCAGAATGAAGTTTCCTGTTGTTCCATATGGTCCTGTATTCATCTAGTAACTTTTCATAATTCCGTGCTGCCATCATGTAGCCTCCTGATATACATAACATAGTCAAACCCTCACTAGTATATTTACATAATTCAGGCTGACAATGCAAAAAATAAGTTAAATTACTTTAAAGGAGAATAACTATGAGCAAACCGTATCGATGCCCTAACTGCAAGACGAACAGGACTAGATTCAATATGATTTCCCAAGTTCCCCAGCCTGTAAAACTGAATCCTCAATCAGGTGAAATTGTGGAGCAATATTCAAATGACCAGCTTGAGCCTTTTCATCTTCCATACAAAGGTCCAGAACTGAAAATCCAGTGTGCTGCCTGTGGACTTGTTGAGGATGAAAAGACGTTTGCCAAGTTTGGAGAAAGCTAACGATACCAAACCGACCACAGATCTTATTGCAGAAGATAAAAAGCTTGAGATTTTTCTCAAGCTTTTTCAATTGCTTACCTTTATTCCGGCTTCCTCAAAAAACTTTATTGAGTCCACTCTCCATTGTTCATTAGGCATGAACCTCACCAGGAGGACTTTACCCGTAAAGCTCTTGCCGCCGATCCCTTTCAGCTGCAAATTTATCTCGACAGGAACAGTAAGGCTCATCTGATCTCCCACATCTTCAGCGGGCAGTACTTCCATCCGTGAAATCCTGATATTCTCGATTTTGTACAGAACCTTTCCCCACTCAAGGTTTTGCAGTGAGACTAAAGAGACGATATCATGGTCCTGCTGTTTTAATCCGGCGATATACGCATTTACCAAATCATAAGGATCAGTTTGTTCCAAATATTTTTCAAGCTTTCCTGCTGATTTCAGAATCATAAGTTTATGGGATAGATCCATGAAATTTGTCCGGTGTGTCGTGCTTCCAAAAAAATGGATGCAAAAATGACCTGGAAAGTTATTCTTCAAGGCTCCTCCGCCATGTGGCATTCCATGCATTGAGGCTGCGATTTTCCCATCTTCCGAGATGACGATAATCGCTCTCCGCTTCCAGCTCCACTTTCCATTATAAATCTTTTTCATGATTGCCGTATCTTTTGGTGTTAATGGCTGGACATCTGCATGGTTGCTTCCTGCCCTTCTTTGGACTCGGAATTGCATGCCTGTTTCAAGATCGACAACTGTGAACTTGCTATACCTTGGCAAGATTTTATTTACCTCTTCCCACTGTATCATTTTGATCTGTTTATTTTTGGCAGTCTTTCCGGCTTGTATGCTATACCCGGATGAGGCAAGGAGAACAATTGTCAATATAATTATTTTTATTGTTTGCATTTTGATCATCTCTTTTTCACTAGGCTTTAACCTTCATGAAAGTTTTTGCTTTTTTGCTTGCTACTATTCAGCTAGCCTCCTTTCAAGCAAACAAAAAAACCCAGCAGAGCTGGGCAACTTCAATCATCTTTATGATTTTCTACATATTCCCTTGCTTTGTCGATTGCAATGGGAATTGCTTTTCCATCGTGGTAATGTTCTTCCTGGACAAGCGCATTTGCTATCTCAATTGCCTTCTCACGGACAACAGGGTCCAAGTTTTTCATTGAAGCTGGATAATCATTCTCTGTCCAAGGCAAATTAATCATCCTTTCGTTCAAAGATATACTTCTTTACCCCTTGTCCAATAATTGAAAACGCGACTTACTTTTCCAGATCCTTCAACTGCTGTTCAAGCAGGCTCCAGTCTGTTACCTGACCGATGAATACTAGATTGAGCGGCATTTTCATATATTCCTTCATATACAATGGCATCCCGTATGAGTATTGGAACAGGTCTGGGTACTGGGAATGGTCAAATAAAACATATCCTTTTATCCGGTATATGGAATCCGGCAGCGCCCTCAAAAAATCTTCAAAACCTTTCTGGCTGATCGCTCCGTCAAATCGATGCACAAACGTGCTTAACCTTAAATCAGACTGAACGTGCGCCCCAGAACTTTTAGCTTTTTCAGTATAAGCCAGGCCTTCCAGCAGTTTCATCGGAATTTTCGAATAGGTACTTAAAATACATTTAGCTTGTGGGTTGAGTCCTTGAATGTCCATGTTAACTTTTGCCTTCTCGGCTTCATTGAGCAAGTCTGATTTATTGACGATGATCAGGTCCGCATGCTTCACTTGTTCAAGCAAGAGCTGATGTACCTGGGGGTCTAGCGTTCTCCTATTGAGCCACTGCTGGCCATCAACTGTCGTGATGATCCCCTTGATTGCAAGCTTGTCGGCAAATAATGGGGAAAGGACAGCATCCAACACCTCTACTGGATGTGCGGCACCTGTAGTTTCTATATAAATCGCATCGAGATCATGATCAAATAGCAATCCCTGAATTTGAGATTCGAGTTTATCCTGAATCGTACAGCAGATGCATCCTCCCAAAAGCTCTTTTAAAGGAACATCTGTATCAACAGCATCCGAATCGATCGAAACACTGCCAAGCTCATTCATCATAACGGCAATGGTGCGTCCGTTATCTTTTTCATGCTGTAAAATTTGCTTAAGTAATGTCGTTTTACCGGTACCAAGGAAACCGGACAAAATGTAAACCTCTGTTTTTTTCATTTCACATCCGCCTATCTTTTCTATGTAATATGGAAAATCTCCAGCAAAAGCTGGAGATCCTCTTTATTTATTCATTTCCTGCTTCAACACTTCTATCGCTTTTTGAATTTGCGGGTCATCATTTTTAATCTGTTCGCGTAATGCATTCATTAGTTCGATCGTTGAGCTGCCTTTAAGGATTCCTGTTTCATCCAGTTCTTTTGATTTTTGGAAAGCAATCACAGCTTCCTTTGTTTTTTCATCATAAAAACCGTCTTCGCGGCCTGGATCAAACCCAAGAGCTTTGAGCATTTTTTGTGCAGCCCTGACCTGTTCGGATGCTGTTGATTCCTTCAATTCAGTTTCCGGATCGATAAATGGTAATGATGCATATTCTGGCATGGATACTTCATGGTCCGGCTTAATGCCTTTCTTATGAATCCAATTGCCCTCAGGTGTCAACCATTTTTCTGTGGTAAACTTCATATTCGATCCGTCTGAGAAATCTTCAGCGCGCTGGACCGTGCCTTTGCCAAATGACTTTTCCCCTACAAGAGGCACTCCAGCAGATTCGCTGACTGCTCCTGCCAGGATTTCAGATGCACTCGCACTTCCTTTATCAATGATGACAACTAAAGGAAGGTTATTCTTATTTTCGTTCTCTGATGGATACTTCTCTACATTGCCTTTACGGTCTTCAACCTGGAAAAGGATTTCTCCCTCAGGTACAAAGAGGCTGGATATTTTTATTGCCTGATCCAGCAGTCCGCCTGGATTTTGGCGAAGGTCCAGAACTAAACCTTTCATTCCTTGTTTTTGCAGGTCATTTAAAATATTGACCAGCTCATTTGCCGTGTTTTGCGAGAAGTTGGTAATCTGGACTTTTGCTACTCCGTCGTCCAGCATTTCACCATATACCGTTTCTATTGGTATTGTGTCTCGGGTAATGGTGACGTCAACCGGCTTTTCTGTACCCTGGCGAAGAATGGAAAGCTTAACGTCTGTTCCCTTTTCACCTCTAATAAGAGCGACTGCTTCGGTTGAACTCATACCCTGAAGGCTTTTTCCATCCACGGACATGATTTTATCTTCTGGTTGAAGACCTGCTTTTTCGGCGGGAGACCCTTTTAGTGGACTGACAATGAATATGAATCCATCCCTTTCCTGGATTTCTGCGCCAATTCCCTCAAAGGAAGATGACAGACTCTGATGGAAATTCTTTGCGTCTTCCTGGCTCATATAATCCGAATATGGATCATCCAAAGATTCAAGCATCCCATCTATCGCACCATTTATTAGCTTTTCCTGATCGACTTCCTCGAAATAGTCATTTTTCAAAGTATCATATGCGTCATATAGCTTTGCAAATTCTTCTCTTTCCCTAATTACCTGCACTGCTGGCTTGTCTTCGCCGAAAGCAAGTGCAAAGGTAGTGATACCCGCTGTTAAAAAGACTAGAAAAAACAACAGCATTGCAAAGTGGAACTTTTTTATCCGAAGAAAACTATTCTTAGTCTCTGCTTCTGCAGCCTTTTCTTGACTCTTTAGCTCTTCATTGTTTTCTTCATTCATATTTTGCTGATCCAACCCTTTTCACCACTTTCCAATCAAGCTTAAAATCCTTAATGATTAGGATAACATTTTTACTGTGAAATTAACAGAAAAATAGGTATTGCAAAAAGAGGGGTCCCAAAAATCTTGGGACACCCTCTTTTTTAGGTGGCAGGGAAAAGTTGATTTCCACCCAGCCAATCAAAATATTTCTCTTGCTTTACTCTACATCGTATCCTTGATCTTCAACGGCTTCCTTCATTTTGCTTACTTCTGCCTTTGAAGCATCATATTCGACCTCAGCTTTTCCTTCTGAAAGGGAAACGACGACGCTAGCGACTCCGTCTACACCCATCAAAGCGTTCTTAACTGCTTTTTCGCAGTGTCCGCAAGTCATGCCTGATACATTTAAAGTTGTTTTTTCCATTTAAAATCTTCCTCTCTTTTTTTAATTTATAACTTAATCCGCTTCAAACGAAGGGAGTTAGTCACTACTGAAACTGAACTGAAAGCCATTGCTGCACCTGCCACCCATGGAGCCAGGAGACCCATGGCAGCAATCGGGATTCCTGCCGAGTTGTATGCAAGAGCCCAGAACAAGTTTTGGCGGATGTTTTGCATTGTTTTTTTACTTAAAGAGATTGCCTTAGGAATCAGTGTCAATTCCCCGCCAAGAATAGTGACGTCAGCAGCCTCGATAGCAACATCAGTGCCGGTTCCGATGGCGATGCCGATATCAGCCAACGCAAGAGCTGGTGCATCATTGATGCCGTCTCCTACCATAGCCACCTTCTTACCCTTTAACTGAAGTTCTTTGACATGGTTCGCCTTTTCTTCAGGGAGTACTTCTGCAATTACATTGTCTACTCCAACCTGGGCTGCAATGGCTTTAGCAGTGCGCGTATTGTCACCAGTAAGCATATACACTTCAATACCCATGGATTTGAGCTCTTCAATCGCTGTTTTCGCAGTTTCTTTGACTGTATCGGCAACCGCGACAATTCCTGCCACTTTATTGTTGATTGCTATCATCATCGCAGTCTTGCCTTCTGTCTCGAGTCGCTCAAGCCTTTCTTCATATCGAGCGAATTCGATTCCCTCTTTACCCATCAGCTTTCTGGTTCCAACAAATACTTTCTCTCCGCTGATGGTTGCTACAATTCCGTGGCCTGGTATTGCAGCGAACTCATCCATTGGCAATACTTCTATATTTCTTGTGTTGCCGTATTCCACAATGGCTTCAGCAAGAGGATGCTCAGAAGCCTTTTCGGCAGATATTAAATATTTCAGGACCTTCTCCTCGTCCCCGAAAATTTCTAGATCGGTTACGCTAGGTTTCCCTTTAGTAATTGTTCCCGTTTTATCAAGAACAATAGCATCAATTTTGTGAGTAGCTTCTAAGTGCTCTCCGCCTTTAAAAAGAATACCGTTTTCGGCACCTTTTCCCGTTCCAACCATGATGGAGGTTGGAGTTGCCAGACCAAGTGCACAAGGGCAGGCAATAACGAGCACGGCAATGGCTGTTTCAAGGGCTGACGCAAAGTCGCCAGGTGTGATGACAAAGTACCAGACAAGGAATGTAACAATTGCGATTGCGACAACAATCGGAACGAAAATTCCGGAAATCTGATCTGCCACACGCTGGATAGAAGCTTTGCTTCCCTGCGCGTCCTCGACTACCTTAATGATTCCTGCAAGGGCCGTGTCTTTACCGACCTTTGTTGCAGTCATCGTCAAAGTACCATTTTTATTGATGGTAGCTCCGATCAGTGAATCGCCAGCTGCTTTTTCAACCGGAATTGATTCCCCGGTGATCATCGCTTCATCAACAGCGGACTGACCTGATACAACCTTGCCATCGACAGGAATCTTCTCACCTGGTTTAACGATGATCGTATCATTAACTCTTACTTCTTCAATCGGGATTTTAATCTCCTCGCCATCCCTGATAACAGTCGCTTCTTTAGCTTGCAGGCTTAGAAGCTTGGAGATTGCTTCAGTCGTACGTCCTTTTGCAAGGGCTTCAAACAATTTTCCGACAAGGATCAAAGTAATCAGGACAGCACTTGTTTCAAAATATAAATGCGGCATATATGCTGGATTTCCAATTGTTTTTATAGCTTCTGCAAGACTATAAAAATACGCAGCGGATGTACCTAGTGCAACCAGAACATCCATATTCGCACTCTTGTTCTTAAGTGATTTATAGGCGCCTACATAGAATTGCCCTCCTATCCAGAATTGTACCGGAGTTGCCAATAATAGCTGGAACCATGGATTCATCAACAGATGCGGCATTGGCAGTCCCGTATCCCATGGCGCGTGGCCAATCATTGTATAAAGAAGTGGAAGTGACAAAAGGATGGATATGAATAACTTTCGTTTCTTCGCATTTATTTCATCTTCTTTTTGCTGGGCCTTCGCTTCCCTCTGGACTTTTTCCTTCGCGTCATAGCCCAGATCCTGGATCTTCGCGATAATTTTATCAGCTGACAAAACAGCACCATTAAACTCAACTGAAGCTGATTCGGTTGCAAGGTTAACGGTTGCTGCTTTCATTCCGTCCATCTTGTTGAGTACCTTTTCAATCCTTGTGGAACAGGCTGCACAAGTCATGCCGAAAACATCCAAATCCATCTTTTCGTTTCGGACACCGTACCCCAGGTCGTTGATTTTATTAAATATATCGTCTGGTTTAATTTTTTCAGATTCATATGTGACTGAGGCATTTTCCATCGCCAGATTTACAGTTGCATCGACGCCGTCCATCTTATTAAGGACCTTCTCAATCCTTGTGGAACACGAGGCACATGTCATACCCGTTATGTCGACAGTCATTTGTTCTTTCATCGTCTACACCCCGTTTCATTCGAAATGTTTCTTTCATCTTCACTAATTACTATACCCCTGTATAGTATATTAATCAATAATAAAGTTTGTTTTTTATTATTTTACCCCTAAATGTGTATATAACAGTTAAAAATGTCACATATGCCATAGATTAATATAAGAACTGCAGCGTAAAAACAAAAAACCTGGCCAACAAGCCAGGCTTTTCCTTTATATCTTCCTTACATTTTCAAAATACTCTTCAAGTGTCCAATCATTTTCATACATCTCAGTTGCGGCTTTGATTCCCACATACCTGAAATGCCATGGTTCATACATATAGCCTGTTAAATCTTCTTTACCCCTTGGGTATCTGAGGATAAACCCGTATTCATGGGCGTTGTGGGCAAGCCACACTCCTTCTTTTGTTGTACCGAATTGTTCATTCAGATTAAAATTATTGGTCTTGCTGGAAATATCCATCGTCAATCCTGTCTGGTGTTCGCTGCTTCCGGGTCTCGCAACAGCCTGAAGAGCTTTTTCCTCCCCAACTTTATTGACCTCGGCGTCAAAAAGGTTTTCCTGGCGCCCATATGATCTGTACCCTGAAACTGCAGCAAGTTCAATTCCATCATCCCTTGCACCGGCAAACATTTTTTCCAATGCTGCTGCAGCTTCTTTCCTCATAAGGCTCTTTTCAAGCTTGGCATCACCAAAAGAAAAGGGAACATTCGGTCGAACCAAGTCGGCCGGGATATAATGATCTGGTAATCCAAACATCTTATTGACTAGCGCCAAAGTATTCTGCGGATTCTGAATGACATTCTTTCCGTCCGTATTCTGGACTACATTGAAATACGCAGCTTCGAGTGTCAATTCATCTTCTGCTGGCTTGTCCTCTATAGGAGGTGTATTTTCCGTATTCTGTTCAGGTTCGTTAACCTCAGATGGCTGGTCATCCTGATCGTCTTGTCCAAAAAATTTATCTCCCAAGTAAGGAATTTTTTCAAGATACGGCTCAACCTGTGCGCATCCTGTCAAAAAAATCGGCAATGCGATTATCAGCAATATTTTTTTCATTATGTCCACCAATCTTCAACAT
It contains:
- a CDS encoding response regulator transcription factor produces the protein MNPINILIIDDEEDMRNLVQMYLENSGFRCVHAADGAEGLRKLDEEDFDLVILDIMMPFEDGFAVCGKIRTFSQVPIIFLSAKGEEWDKVRGLQLGGDDYIVKPFSPGELVARINALLRRTSFVKNDEDTVTLGKINIDKKGRRVSVEGEIIPLTLKEFELLVFLVQHQGQALSREQLLEFVWGMDYHGSLRTVDTHIKTLRMKLGTGDYIQTIWGVGYKFEVPAT
- a CDS encoding sulfurtransferase codes for the protein MLTTLIISLLLVTLVFNRYVPVRNLPAVKDYEKDAVFVDLRDYQDSAKNPVNGAINIPCGYLKRYIREIPDRHIVIIASNELEKNFGARLLKKYGYNVKGYTITGPSQ
- a CDS encoding CobW family GTP-binding protein — translated: MKKTEVYILSGFLGTGKTTLLKQILQHEKDNGRTIAVMMNELGSVSIDSDAVDTDVPLKELLGGCICCTIQDKLESQIQGLLFDHDLDAIYIETTGAAHPVEVLDAVLSPLFADKLAIKGIITTVDGQQWLNRRTLDPQVHQLLLEQVKHADLIIVNKSDLLNEAEKAKVNMDIQGLNPQAKCILSTYSKIPMKLLEGLAYTEKAKSSGAHVQSDLRLSTFVHRFDGAISQKGFEDFLRALPDSIYRIKGYVLFDHSQYPDLFQYSYGMPLYMKEYMKMPLNLVFIGQVTDWSLLEQQLKDLEK
- a CDS encoding rhodanese-like domain-containing protein, whose amino-acid sequence is MRQMTPTEVQNGLGSNEFEVVDVREVNEVAQGKIPGAIHIPLGLLEFRMNELDKNKTYVMVCRSGGRSSRATQFLDYYGYNVINMQGGMMAWQGPTE
- a CDS encoding S41 family peptidase — its product is MNEENNEELKSQEKAAEAETKNSFLRIKKFHFAMLLFFLVFLTAGITTFALAFGEDKPAVQVIREREEFAKLYDAYDTLKNDYFEEVDQEKLINGAIDGMLESLDDPYSDYMSQEDAKNFHQSLSSSFEGIGAEIQERDGFIFIVSPLKGSPAEKAGLQPEDKIMSVDGKSLQGMSSTEAVALIRGEKGTDVKLSILRQGTEKPVDVTITRDTIPIETVYGEMLDDGVAKVQITNFSQNTANELVNILNDLQKQGMKGLVLDLRQNPGGLLDQAIKISSLFVPEGEILFQVEDRKGNVEKYPSENENKNNLPLVVIIDKGSASASEILAGAVSESAGVPLVGEKSFGKGTVQRAEDFSDGSNMKFTTEKWLTPEGNWIHKKGIKPDHEVSMPEYASLPFIDPETELKESTASEQVRAAQKMLKALGFDPGREDGFYDEKTKEAVIAFQKSKELDETGILKGSSTIELMNALREQIKNDDPQIQKAIEVLKQEMNK
- the copZ gene encoding copper chaperone CopZ — its product is MEKTTLNVSGMTCGHCEKAVKNALMGVDGVASVVVSLSEGKAEVEYDASKAEVSKMKEAVEDQGYDVE
- a CDS encoding metal-sensitive transcriptional regulator, with the protein product MEYNKEIVNRLKRIEGQVRGSIRLLEEQEECKSVVTQLSAIRSAVDRTIALVVSKNLEQCLISDLQEGRETSQAVNDAVELLVKSRK
- a CDS encoding rhodanese-like domain-containing protein encodes the protein MDVIINVLIVVLAAAFLWSRFAPTKGVNQITTAQLGEMMKAKKAGVQYVDVRTPGEYKGNHIKGFKNIPLQQLGNRTGELSQDKDVVVICQSGMRSSQASKLLKKAGFKSVTNVKGGMSAW
- a CDS encoding YncE family protein → MKQIFIIATMTFTVLLSACSLKSFEVIPKDSSFISTINIKEMTISFYDMEKDEKLPDWNVDRPYIGGLILPDKDTILLYGKAVDTADLYSLSKGKKIESWKTGEGIVNALLVGDGTEIAFADQERDSVRFFDIDGNEVDEVKVEKEPLTLLEAEKKLYAISYKQEMLSIVDLENKERLPGFEIHPAAAGALMSREKGELWIGGHGKGTEVEERIHIYDLNKGTLIKEISAPVMPVDFTKDEDNIFVLSHGSNMLYKLAGDGSKQGSIKVGANPFEIDFFADKLIVAGYDSNEVYIIDPDSLSIEKTLEVGNGPFQIVTRER